Proteins found in one Hevea brasiliensis isolate MT/VB/25A 57/8 chromosome 18, ASM3005281v1, whole genome shotgun sequence genomic segment:
- the LOC110638359 gene encoding protein DETOXIFICATION 40-like — protein MQAFIPIQILHRVSNREIMADNESSIQSASTQSEVDQSMLLRKQSSLQPLPVSSELEEILSNTEFTYFQRLQRAVFLELKALFLLAGPAIVVYLLNNVVSMSTQIFCGHLGNLQLAAASLGNTGIQVFAYGLMLGMGSAVETLCGQAYGAHKYEMLGVYLQRSTVLLTATGIPVTLIYIFSKQILLALGESKEIASEAAHFVYGLVPQIFAYAANFPIQKFLQAQSIVFPSAYISAGTLVVHLLLSWVAIYITGWGLLGASLVLSLSWWILVAGQFMYILVSPKCKRTWIGFTWQAFSGLWGFSKLSAASAVMLCLETWYYQVIVLFAGLLKNAEIVLDSLAICMTISGWVFMISVGFNAAASVRVSNELGAEHPKSASFAVAIVTLSSSIISLIIAILVLLLRNYLSYIFTSGTTVAQAVADLSPYLALSILLNGIQPVLSGVAVGCGWQAFVAYVNVGCYYLIGIPLGYVLGFTFDLGAKGIWSGMLGGTIIQTLILLWVTYGTDWNKEVEKAQHLLERWDDITEPLLKDDTIKN, from the exons ATGCAAGCTTTCATCCCAATACAAATCCTACACAGAGTGAGCAATAGAGAGATCATGGCCGATAATGAAAGTTCAATACAGTCCGCCTCCACCCAAAGTGAGGTAGATCAATCCATGTTACTTCGCAAACAATCCTCGTTGCAGCCACTGCCAGTGAGCTCTGAACTTGAAGAAATATTATCAAACACTGAATTTACATACTTTCAGCGTCTCCAAAGAGCAGTCTTCCTTGAGCTCAAAGCACTATTTCTTCTAGCAGGGCCTGCTATTGTGGTTTACTTGCTCAATAATGTAGTTTCCATGTCTACGCAGATCTTCTGCGGACATCTTGGCAATCTTCAGCTTGCTGCGGCCTCTCTTGGCAACACTGGAATCCAAGTTTTCGCCTATGGTCTTATG CTAGGAATGGGGAGTGCAGTGGAGACACTATGTGGCCAAGCCTATGGGGCACACAAGTATGAGATGCTCGGAGTTTATCTACAGAGATCAACGGTTCTTCTCACTGCAACTGGGATACCAGTCACTCTCATATACATCTTCTCCAAGCAAATCTTGCTGGCTCTTGGTGAATCAAAAGAAATTGCATCAGAAGCTGCACATTTCGTCTATGGTCTTGTGCCACAGATATTTGCATATGCTGCCAATTTTCCAATACAAAAGTTCTTACAGGCTCAGAGCATTGTGTTCCCTAGCGCATACATTTCAGCAGGAACGCTAGTGGTGCATCTCTTGCTAAGTTGGGTTGCTATTTACATAACGGGTTGGGGATTGTTAGGTGCCTCGCTGGTTTTGAGCTTGTCATGGTGGATTTTAGTGGCGGGACAGTTTATGTACATTTTGGTTAGCCCAAAGTGCAAGCGAACATGGATTGGATTCACTTGGCAAGCCTTCTCTGGTCTGTGGGGTTTCTCGAAATTGTCCGCTGCATCAGCTGTGATGTTGTGCCTTGAGACTTGGTACTACCAAGTTATAGTTTTGTTTGCTGGGCTGCTCAAAAATGCTGAAATTGTCTTGGACTCCCTCGCCATATG CATGACTATATCTGGGTGGGTGTTCATGATTTCAGTGGGTTTCAATGCAGCTGCAAg TGTGAGGGTAAGCAATGAGCTAGGAGCTGAACACCCCAAATCAGCATCATTTGCTGTTGCGATAGTGACTTTAAGCTCCTCAATTATCTCTTTGATCATTGCTATTCTTGTGCTTTTACTGCGAAATTACTTAAGCTATATCTTCACTAGCGGTACAACAGTAGCCCAAGCTGTAGCTGACCTCTCTCCTTACCTTGCCCTCTCTATCTTACTAAACGGAATCCAACCTGTCTTATCAG GGGTGGCTGTTGGGTGTGGATGGCAAGCCTTTGTAGCATACGTTAACGTTGGATGTTACTATCTCATCGGTATACCATTAGGTTACGTTCTTGGCTTCACTTTCGACTTGGGAGCAAAG GGAATATGGTCCGGAATGTTAGGGGGCACTATCATACAAACTCTCATTTTATTATGGGTTACATATGGAACCGATTGGAATAAAGAG GTTGAGAAAGCACAACATCTTTTGGAAAGATGGGATGATATTACAGAGCCACTTTTGAAGGATGACACGATCAAAAACTAG
- the LOC110638351 gene encoding protein DETOXIFICATION 40 has protein sequence MEFQDELQEPILQSPPPDPPAHSELDSRLEKVLNDDKLPYFNRLRLASWIELKLLFRLAAPAVFVYMINNLMSLSTRAFAGHLGNLELAAASLGNSGIQLFAYGLMLGMGSAVETLCGQAYGAHKYEMLGTYLQRATVVLTLTGIPMTVIYLLSKPILLLLGEPTKVASAAAVFVYGLIPQIFAYAVNFPIQKFLQAQSIVNPSAIISAITLVLHLLLSWLAIYQLGMGLIGASLVLSLSWWIIVGAQFIYIVKTSRCKQTWNGFTLQAFSGLWEFVKLSIASAVMLCLETWYFQILVLIAGLLKDPEIALDSLAVCMAVSGLLFMVSVGFNAAASVRVSNELGAGNPKSAEFSVLMVNLVSLLIALVEAIIVLALRNVISYAFTSGETVAIAVSELCPFLAVTLVLNGIQPVLSGVAVGCGWQAFVAYVNVGCYYVVGVPLGCLLGFKFDLGAKGIWAGMIGGTMMQTFILSWVTFRTDWNKEVEKARMRLDKWEDKKEPLLKN, from the exons ATGGAGTTTCAGGATGAACTCCAAGAACCCATTTTACAGTCACCGCCTCCTGATCCGCCTGCCCATTCTGAACTCGACTCCAGGCTTGAAAAGGTGCTGAACGATGACAAGTTGCCGTACTTCAACCGCCTCCGGTTGGCTTCTTGGATTGAACTTAAGCTACTCTTCCGGTTGGCTGCACCGGCAGTTTTCGTTTACATGATCAACAATCTCATGTCCTTGTCCACCAGAGCCTTCGCCGGCCACCTTGGCAATCTTGAGCTTGCCGCTGCCTCTCTTGGCAATAGCGGCATCCAACTTTTTGCTTATGGCCTGATG TTGGGGATGGGAAGTGCAGTGGAAACTCTCTGTGGCCAAGCTTATGGGGCTCATAAGTATGAAATGCTAGGCACATACCTTCAAAGAGCAACGGTTGTGTTAACTCTAACTGGGATACCAATGACTGTGATCTACCTTTTATCAAAGCCAATCTTGCTCTTACTGGGAGAGCCAACCAAGGTGGCATCAGCAGCTGCAGTGTTTGTTTATGGTCTAATACCTCAAATTTTTGCTTATGCAGTGAATTTTCCAATACAAAAATTCCTCCAAGCACAAAGCATAGTGAACCCAAGTGCCATTATATCAGCAATTACACTTGTGCTGCACTTATTGCTCAGCTGGCTCGCAATTTACCAGCTGGGGATGGGATTGATAGGAGCTTCGCTGGTGTTAAGCTTGTCATGGTGGATCATTGTTGGGGCACAGTTTATTTATATAGTGAAGACTAGTCGGTGTAAGCAGACGTGGAATGGTTTTACCTTGCaggccttttctgggctttgggagTTTGTGAAGTTGTCAATAGCTTCAGCAGTAATGCTGTGCTTGGAGACTTGGTACTTTCAGATATTGGTGTTGATTGCTGGGCTTCTCAAGGATCCTGAGATTGCCTTGGATTCACTTGCTGTATG TATGGCTGTAAGTGGGTTGCTGTTCATGGTTTCAGTGGGATTCAATGCAGCTGCAAG CGTCAGAGTCAGCAATGAATTAGGAGCAGGGAATCCCAAGTCAGCAGAATTCTCAGTTTTGATGGTGAATTTGGTTTCTTTACTAATCGCACTTGTAGAAGCTATCATTGTGCTTGCTCTTCGCAATGTAATTAGCTATGCTTTCACTAGTGGAGAAACTGTAGCCATCGCTGTCTCAGaactttgtccatttttggcCGTCACCCTTGTACTTAATGGGATTCAACCAGTGCTGTCCG GGGTTGCTGTTGGATGTGGATGGCAAGCATTTGTGGCATATGTAAATGTGGGATGCTATTATGTGGTTGGAGTTCCATTGGGTTGTCTTCTTGGCTTTAAGTTTGATCTTGGTGCAAAG GGAATATGGGCTGGAATGATAGGAGGAACTATGATGCAAACCTTCATTTTATCATGGGTAACCTTTCGCACTGATTGGAATAAAGag GTAGAGAAGGCTAGAATGCGTTTGGATAAATGGGAAGACAAGAAGGAACCACTCCTTAAGAACTGA